One window of Epinephelus fuscoguttatus linkage group LG9, E.fuscoguttatus.final_Chr_v1 genomic DNA carries:
- the lrrtm2 gene encoding leucine-rich repeat transmembrane neuronal protein 2, giving the protein MGFHSRWPLVGPAPAALCLCVISMLLVCLLPPASCTTCPQKCRCEDLQFYCDTQGLQAPPDGVDKGALGLSLRHNSITELSPDQFYGFSQLTWLHLDHNQITTVQEDAFQGLYKLKDLNLSSNRITKLPNTTFIHLINLQILDLSFNQMTALEPELFHGLRKLQILHLRSNLLRTTPVRAFWDCRSLEYLGLSSNRLRSLARNGFAGLIKLKELHLEHNQLTKINLAHFPRLVALQFLYLQWNKISNLTCGMEWTWTTLEKLDLTGNEIRVLTSDVFQTLPNLKILLLDNNKLSSLDPQVMDMWQSLGTIGLSSNLWECTKRICSLATWLSTFKGRWEHSILCHSPEYAQGEEILDAVYGFQLCQNFSAPVVQTISTTTDATVAAEFTSSLFGIMQPTPTQDYAEDFGSFTTVTTTTTTTTTPRTAQATTATLEEAAVTEDFSAMDNTVMTHRVIIGTMALLFSFFFIIFVVYISRKCCPPTLRRIRHCSAIQNRRQMRTQQRQPMADLATQVPYNEYEPSHEEGALVIINGYGQCKCQQLPYKECEV; this is encoded by the exons ATGG GTTTCCATTCAAGGTGGCCATTGGTGGGACCTGCACCAGcggctctgtgtctgtgtgtgatcaGCATGCTCCTAGTGTGCCTGCTGCCTCCTGCATCGTGCACAACCTGCCCTCAAAAATGCCGCTGTGAGGACCTGCAGTTCTACTGCGACACCCAGGGGCTTCAGGCACCCCCAGATGGTGTAGACAAGGGGGCCCTGGGGTTGTCACTACGCCACAACAGCATCACTGAGCTCAGCCCTGATCAATTCTATGGCTTCAGCCAGCTCACCTGGCTACATCTAGACCACAACCAGATTACAACAGTACAAGAGGATGCCTTTCAAGGGCTCTACAAGCTGAAGGACCTCAATCTGAGCTCCAATCGTATCACCAAGTTGCCCAACACAACCTTCATCCACCTCATCAACCTCCAGATACTGGACCTGTCCTTCAATCAGATGACTGCATTGGAACCAGAACTGTTTCATGGACTGAGGAAACTCCAGATACTCCACCTCCGCTCCAATTTACTTCGCACCACACCTGTTCGGGCATTCTGGGACTGTCGCAGCCTGGAATATCTGGGCCTGAGCAGCAACCGTCTACGGAGCCTGGCACGGAATGGATTTGCTGGGCTCATTAAGCTTAAAGAGCTCCACTTGGAGCACAATCAGCTGACCAAGATCAACTTGGCCCATTTCCCTCGCCTTGTTGCCCTCCAGTTTCTTTATCTGCAGTGGAATAAAATCAGCAACTTAACGTGTGGCATGGAGTGGACCTGGACCACTTTAGAGAAGCTGGACCTCACAGGAAATGAAATTCGTGTCCTGACATCTGATGTGTTTCAAACGCtgccaaatttaaagatttTGCTGCTGGATAACAACAAACTGAGCAGCCTGGATCCTCAAGTCATGGATATGTGGCAGTCTCTGGGTACCATTGGGCTGTCTAGCAACCTTTGGGAATGTACCAAAAGGATTTGCTCTCTGGCCACTTGGCTAAGCACCTTTAAGGGAAGGTGGGAACATTCCATTCTCTGCCATAGTCCAGAATATGCCCAAGGTGAGGAGATACTGGATGCTGTCTATGGATTTCAGCTTTGCCAGAATTTTTCAGCGCCGGTTGTTCAGACCATCAGTACAACCACAGACGCTACTGTAGCTGCAGAGTTCACAAGCTCTTTGTTTGGAATTATGCAGCCGACCCCCACGCAGGACTATGCAGAGGATTTTGGGAGCTTTACCACAGTCActaccacaacaaccacaacaacaacaccacgCACTGCTCAAGCAACTACCGCTACATTAGAAGAGGCAGCTGTAACGGAGGACTTCTCTGCAATGGACAACACTGTTATGACTCATAGGGTCATCATTGGAACTATGGCCCTTCtattttcattctttttcatcattttcgtTGTGTATATCTCACGGAAGTGCTGCCCTCCCACCCTGCGCCGGATACGTCACTGTTCGGCTATTCAGAACCGCAGACAGATGAGGACCCAGCAGCGGCAGCCTATGGCAGATCTAGCTACACAGGTACCCTATAATGAGTATGAGCCCAGCCATGAAGAAGGGGCACTGGTGATCATAAACGGCTATGGGCAGTGCAAGTGTCAGCAACTGCCTTACAAAGAGTGTGAAGTATGA